One Frankia alni ACN14a DNA window includes the following coding sequences:
- a CDS encoding roadblock/LC7 domain-containing protein: protein MRPLGPSENMSWLLNNLVKKVPEVTYVIALSSDGLLLATSYGMDRATADQLAAVASGFNSLARGAGRFFGGGSVRQTIVEMDQGFLFVTAVGDGSCLAILSSTGADIGLIAYEMALLVTRVGEFLTPELRAQMQSALPL from the coding sequence ATGCGTCCGCTGGGGCCGTCCGAGAACATGAGCTGGTTGCTCAACAACCTCGTCAAGAAGGTTCCGGAAGTCACCTACGTGATCGCCCTGTCCTCGGACGGTCTGCTGCTCGCGACGTCCTACGGGATGGACCGGGCGACCGCCGACCAGCTCGCGGCGGTCGCCTCCGGGTTCAACAGCCTCGCCCGCGGCGCGGGCCGGTTCTTCGGCGGTGGCAGTGTCCGCCAGACCATCGTCGAGATGGACCAGGGCTTCCTGTTCGTCACGGCGGTCGGCGACGGCTCGTGCCTGGCGATCCTGTCCAGCACCGGGGCCGACATCGGCCTCATCGCCTACGAGATGGCCCTGCTGGTGACCAGGGTCGGGGAGTTCCTCACCCCGGAGCTGCGCGCCCAGATGCAGTCCGCGCTGCCGCTGTAG
- a CDS encoding sensor histidine kinase, with protein sequence MLQNWPIRSKLVVILVVPLAALAVLSAIQVRGNVDNVRAANRIKALAAFSIKGNDLVAALQAERYATNAYVGSNYMAAGPGQAAVAARGPVDQALGTYNAGEAGLPSGARDTLAATLASISTRLDRLPAQRKAIDARQAQVDQNNTFYNDLVRDLLSLNASVTAGSDNASLVNGATTLVGISRAKEEAAQQRGSIARVIILGQTDSATLRQIESSAGAEDAWLQQFRATATADEQAFYNVTVGRTISAATAMRDDTVNAVQNGQPLTITQQNWLDTVDQKIAAMRQVERRIATDLGSTSQDIASSATRDALFSSFGVALVLVVSVVISLLVASPMIRHLRTLRRGALEVANERLPGVVERLHRGEQVDMSAELFPVEVQSTDEIGQLAEAFSTVHSVAVRTAVEQAAMRKSIGDTFLNLARRSQALIHRQLKVIDALERKETDPDELEELFRLDHLATRMRRHAEDLIVLSGSKPARGWRRPVAVKDVVRGAVAEVEDYTRVKVMPIDGGAISGHAVGDVIHMLAELIENATSFSPPHTPVQVNGHEVSNGFVIEVEDRGLGMSPEEFHSLNDRLANPPPFDLSTSERLGLFVVGRLAERHAISVELRPSPYGGTMAIVLVPATLLRQPEGDGDTRSEGTATVRALPVAAVPALDGPTVDEDGFGGPFVDADGNLTAAPAAQRPDEAPGGPDETLIDDLPVFATVRSSWFVADRPRHRSNGRRPDGPPRPTGPRPKPTPGGEPGQGDGDLPDLPTRRSRGSRGAPEPYPPAETDRFGPPEPPADDAGRRPPSLFAQPPAARDLSGGPLARNDPFTSPLSRPTGPRRGDTPGAGQSIVPLHRPAPPTRAGDFGHIGGPGGPGGFGGADGAERGGPAPEEHTEVGLPRRTRRASLAPQLRRDGPDDQPGKLAAQRSPEEIRSMMSSFQSNFGRGLADGQVSNDGDDVGEVT encoded by the coding sequence ATGCTCCAGAATTGGCCCATCCGCTCGAAGCTCGTGGTGATTCTCGTCGTCCCCCTGGCCGCGTTGGCGGTACTGAGCGCGATACAGGTGCGGGGGAACGTCGACAACGTACGGGCCGCGAACCGCATCAAGGCGCTGGCCGCCTTCTCGATCAAGGGCAACGACCTGGTCGCCGCGCTGCAGGCCGAGCGGTACGCGACGAACGCCTATGTGGGTTCCAACTACATGGCCGCCGGCCCGGGACAGGCCGCCGTCGCCGCCCGGGGTCCGGTGGACCAGGCGCTCGGGACCTACAACGCCGGGGAGGCCGGGCTGCCCTCGGGCGCCCGGGACACCCTGGCGGCCACGCTGGCGTCGATCTCCACGCGCCTGGACCGGCTGCCCGCGCAGCGCAAGGCGATCGACGCCCGGCAGGCCCAGGTCGACCAGAACAACACTTTCTACAACGACCTGGTGCGCGACCTCCTTTCGCTCAACGCCAGCGTCACCGCGGGCAGCGATAACGCGTCGCTGGTCAACGGCGCCACCACGCTCGTCGGTATCTCCCGGGCGAAGGAGGAGGCGGCCCAGCAGCGCGGCTCGATCGCCCGTGTGATCATTCTCGGCCAGACGGATTCCGCGACCCTGCGCCAGATCGAGAGCTCGGCCGGCGCCGAGGACGCCTGGCTGCAGCAGTTCCGGGCCACCGCCACCGCGGATGAGCAGGCGTTTTACAACGTCACGGTCGGCCGGACCATCTCCGCCGCCACCGCAATGCGCGACGACACGGTCAACGCCGTTCAGAATGGTCAGCCGCTGACGATTACGCAGCAGAACTGGCTGGACACCGTCGACCAGAAGATCGCGGCGATGCGGCAGGTCGAGCGGAGGATCGCGACCGACCTGGGCTCCACCAGCCAGGACATCGCCAGTTCAGCCACTCGTGACGCCCTGTTCAGCAGTTTCGGGGTCGCGTTGGTCCTGGTCGTGTCGGTCGTGATTTCGCTGCTGGTCGCAAGCCCGATGATCCGGCATCTGCGGACGTTGCGACGCGGTGCCCTCGAAGTCGCCAACGAGCGGCTGCCAGGGGTCGTCGAGAGGCTGCACCGCGGCGAACAGGTCGACATGTCCGCCGAGCTATTCCCGGTCGAAGTGCAGAGTACGGACGAGATCGGTCAGCTCGCCGAGGCATTCTCCACCGTGCACTCCGTCGCGGTGCGCACCGCGGTCGAGCAGGCCGCGATGCGCAAGAGCATCGGCGACACCTTCCTCAACCTGGCCCGCCGCAGCCAGGCCCTCATCCACCGCCAGCTCAAGGTGATCGACGCGCTGGAGCGCAAGGAGACCGACCCGGACGAGCTCGAGGAGCTGTTCCGTCTCGACCACCTGGCCACCCGCATGCGGCGCCACGCCGAGGACCTCATCGTGCTGTCGGGCTCCAAGCCCGCGCGAGGCTGGCGCCGACCGGTCGCCGTCAAGGACGTGGTGCGCGGCGCCGTCGCCGAGGTCGAGGACTACACCCGGGTGAAGGTGATGCCCATCGACGGCGGGGCCATCAGCGGGCACGCCGTCGGTGACGTCATCCACATGCTCGCCGAGCTCATCGAGAACGCCACCTCCTTCTCCCCGCCGCACACCCCGGTCCAGGTCAACGGGCACGAGGTGTCCAACGGCTTCGTCATCGAGGTCGAGGACCGCGGCCTGGGGATGAGCCCGGAGGAGTTCCACTCCCTCAACGACCGGCTGGCCAACCCGCCGCCCTTCGACCTGTCGACCAGCGAGCGGCTCGGCCTGTTCGTCGTCGGCCGGCTCGCCGAGCGGCACGCCATCTCGGTGGAGCTCCGTCCCTCGCCCTACGGCGGAACGATGGCCATCGTCCTGGTGCCGGCCACCCTGCTGCGCCAGCCCGAGGGCGACGGCGACACGCGGTCGGAGGGCACCGCGACCGTGCGGGCGCTGCCCGTCGCCGCCGTGCCCGCGCTCGACGGCCCGACGGTCGACGAGGACGGGTTCGGGGGACCGTTCGTCGACGCGGACGGCAATCTGACCGCCGCCCCCGCTGCGCAGCGGCCGGACGAGGCGCCGGGGGGCCCGGACGAGACGTTGATCGACGACCTGCCGGTCTTCGCGACGGTCCGGTCGAGCTGGTTCGTCGCGGACCGTCCCCGGCACCGTTCGAACGGCCGCCGTCCGGACGGCCCGCCGCGGCCGACCGGCCCGCGTCCCAAGCCCACCCCGGGCGGCGAGCCCGGTCAGGGCGACGGCGACCTGCCCGACCTGCCGACCCGCCGCTCCCGCGGCAGCCGGGGCGCCCCGGAGCCGTACCCGCCGGCCGAGACCGACCGGTTCGGGCCGCCGGAGCCGCCGGCGGACGACGCCGGGCGCCGCCCCCCGTCCCTGTTCGCGCAGCCCCCCGCGGCGCGCGACCTGTCCGGCGGCCCCCTGGCCCGCAACGACCCGTTCACCTCGCCGTTGAGCCGCCCGACCGGGCCCCGTCGCGGCGACACCCCCGGCGCGGGCCAGTCGATAGTCCCGCTTCATCGCCCGGCGCCCCCCACCCGAGCCGGCGACTTCGGCCACATCGGTGGTCCCGGTGGTCCCGGTGGTTTCGGTGGGGCGGACGGGGCGGAGCGTGGCGGCCCGGCGCCGGAGGAGCACACCGAGGTCGGTCTGCCGCGGCGCACCCGGCGGGCCAGCCTCGCACCCCAGCTGCGCCGAGACGGCCCGGACGACCAGCCGGGCAAGCTCGCCGCGCAGCGCAGCCCGGAAGAGATCCGCAGCATGATGTCGTCCTTCCAGAGCAACTTCGGTCGCGGGCTGGCGGACGGTCAGGTGTCCAACGACGGCGACGATGTGGGAGAGGTGACCTGA
- a CDS encoding acyl-CoA thioesterase gives MTDPCEPGIPPRPAADLPTQLGQGGQGGQLGQGGQGGGPRRAERSQGELRREATSLAELLGLTVDPGELRGSFVADTHLLNTRGTLWGGCGLAAAIAFVQACGGRDCVWAHTQFLSPVRAGEEVELSVDPGTGGLSQAVVRATAAGRLVFLAGGTFSRVSGVVSRFGPAGDWAPDPDGCPPREYPTWLEFPRDGVISLVEQRWARPARTDLDGRPGGGSSALWLRLRPRLPLDAAVLALLGDFAPVGLIEATGDMAAGTSLDNSLRIVSPPVGEWVLLDVRVEAIVRNVAQVRGRMYDRAGALVATVSQTTLVHRVRPPSPVSRGDHLSPASTAR, from the coding sequence GTGACAGATCCGTGCGAACCCGGCATCCCGCCTAGACCTGCGGCCGACCTGCCGACCCAGCTCGGCCAGGGTGGTCAGGGCGGCCAGCTCGGGCAGGGCGGTCAGGGCGGTGGTCCGCGGCGGGCCGAACGGTCCCAGGGTGAGCTCCGCCGCGAGGCCACCTCCCTCGCCGAGTTGCTCGGGCTGACGGTCGACCCGGGAGAGCTCCGCGGCAGCTTCGTGGCCGACACGCACCTTCTCAACACGCGGGGCACCCTGTGGGGTGGCTGCGGCCTCGCCGCCGCGATCGCCTTCGTCCAGGCCTGCGGCGGCCGGGACTGCGTGTGGGCGCACACCCAGTTCCTCTCTCCGGTGCGCGCAGGGGAAGAGGTGGAGCTGAGCGTCGACCCGGGCACCGGCGGTCTGTCGCAGGCCGTCGTGCGTGCCACGGCGGCCGGACGCCTGGTGTTCCTCGCGGGGGGCACGTTCAGCCGGGTGAGCGGCGTCGTCAGCAGGTTCGGCCCGGCCGGTGACTGGGCGCCGGACCCCGACGGCTGCCCCCCGCGGGAGTACCCGACCTGGCTGGAGTTCCCCCGCGACGGCGTGATCTCCCTGGTCGAGCAGCGGTGGGCGCGCCCGGCCCGGACCGACCTCGACGGCCGGCCGGGCGGCGGCAGCAGCGCGCTGTGGCTGCGCCTGCGACCTCGGTTGCCCCTGGATGCGGCGGTGCTCGCCCTGCTCGGCGACTTCGCCCCGGTCGGACTCATCGAGGCCACGGGGGACATGGCCGCCGGCACGAGCCTCGACAACAGCCTGCGGATCGTCTCGCCGCCGGTCGGCGAGTGGGTGCTGCTGGACGTGCGGGTCGAGGCCATCGTCCGCAACGTCGCGCAGGTGCGCGGGCGGATGTACGACCGCGCGGGGGCGCTGGTCGCCACCGTGAGTCAGACGACGCTGGTCCACCGGGTGCGTCCGCCGTCCCCGGTCAGCCGGGGCGATCACCTGTCGCCCGCCTCGACCGCCCGCTGA
- a CDS encoding enoyl-CoA hydratase-related protein → MSSQIETEVADGVLTVRIARPDKRNALTQAMYAALAEAFAAAEADTGVRIVRIRGSGGSFTAGNDLADFLATADLAPDGPTMTFIRTVARGTKLLVAEVDGPAVGIGTTLLLHCDLVYATERSTLGIPFVNLGVVPEFGSSLLLPRRVGPAAAAKLAYFGEPFGAAQAAELGIVTEVLPDADALRVRVDDRVAALLAQPPQALAATRALLHDGGTPAVLERIDVEGVLFAERLASAEAKAAMTARLPGRAAPPRSD, encoded by the coding sequence GTGAGCAGCCAGATCGAGACCGAGGTCGCCGACGGCGTGCTCACGGTGCGCATCGCCCGCCCGGACAAGCGCAACGCCCTCACCCAGGCCATGTACGCGGCGCTCGCCGAGGCGTTTGCGGCGGCCGAGGCCGACACCGGGGTGCGGATCGTCCGGATCCGTGGCAGCGGCGGCTCCTTCACCGCCGGCAACGACCTCGCCGACTTCCTGGCCACGGCCGACCTGGCCCCGGACGGTCCGACGATGACCTTCATCCGGACGGTCGCCCGCGGGACGAAGCTGCTCGTCGCCGAGGTCGACGGGCCGGCGGTGGGCATCGGCACGACCCTGTTGCTGCACTGCGATCTGGTGTACGCCACCGAACGCAGCACCCTCGGCATTCCGTTCGTCAACCTCGGTGTTGTGCCCGAGTTCGGTTCGTCGCTGCTGCTGCCCCGCCGGGTCGGGCCCGCGGCGGCGGCGAAGCTTGCGTACTTCGGCGAGCCGTTCGGTGCCGCGCAGGCCGCGGAGCTGGGGATCGTCACCGAGGTGCTGCCCGATGCCGACGCGCTGCGCGTCCGGGTGGACGACCGGGTCGCGGCGCTGCTCGCCCAGCCACCGCAGGCTCTGGCCGCCACCCGTGCCCTGCTCCACGACGGCGGGACGCCGGCGGTGCTCGAACGCATCGACGTCGAGGGCGTGCTCTTCGCGGAGCGGCTGGCCTCGGCGGAGGCGAAGGCGGCGATGACCGCGCGGCTACCCGGCCGCGCGGCGCCCCCACGGTCGGACTGA
- a CDS encoding DUF6343 family protein produces the protein MTSSLPRQRDQGDVLPRRRWWHRLSPGPGGAPPARSALGLRLALAVFGLVFCGVTAGLFASRDQPAAAGVLALLALVAVVDLAVIRRRWRQRSHPRRPPPPRP, from the coding sequence GTGACCAGTTCCCTGCCGCGCCAGCGCGACCAAGGGGACGTCCTGCCACGTCGGCGCTGGTGGCATCGGCTCTCCCCCGGTCCGGGGGGTGCACCGCCGGCCCGCAGCGCACTCGGGCTGCGGCTGGCGCTCGCCGTGTTCGGTCTGGTCTTCTGCGGCGTCACCGCGGGTCTGTTCGCCTCGCGCGACCAGCCCGCCGCCGCGGGGGTGCTCGCGTTGCTGGCGCTGGTGGCCGTCGTCGACCTGGCCGTCATCCGGCGCCGGTGGCGCCAGCGTTCCCATCCCCGCCGACCGCCGCCTCCGCGGCCGTGA
- a CDS encoding DUF445 domain-containing protein, which produces MSEPAGGGRPMPPGLPRGTADEPGLRQALRRMRVIATGLLAAVVTIYLLAQGWHSHGGPGWVAYVAAAAEAGVVGALADWFAVTALFRHPLGLPIPHTAIIPERKDALGRGLENFVSTHFLAEEVIREKVDGIGVSVRVGSWLRQPHHAERVTTEIAGRLTSAISGMSDDLVREVVEKAVLPRVVERPWAGVLGAALQRVLDDRLHVRLVDVIVTEVQEWLTRNPEVFTRLVVDQAPSWTPQWLDEAVAIKAYDKALEAIAELRADPEHRVRQALDRFLGDFAGRLRADPSLGEQVEQIKHRLLGHAEVGRAVAAIWATTRTILLDLTTDPTSTARVRGTDELAAFGARLATDPELGRTVDRAASDLAARAVQRYQGDIAAIIGDTVASWEPEETSRRIELHVGRDLQFIRINGTVVGALVGLVIHALTELVF; this is translated from the coding sequence ATGAGCGAGCCGGCGGGCGGCGGACGGCCGATGCCGCCCGGGCTGCCCCGGGGCACGGCGGACGAACCGGGGCTGCGCCAGGCGCTGCGCCGCATGCGAGTGATCGCCACCGGGCTGCTCGCCGCCGTCGTCACCATCTACCTGCTCGCGCAGGGCTGGCACAGCCACGGCGGCCCCGGCTGGGTGGCGTACGTGGCCGCCGCCGCGGAGGCCGGCGTCGTCGGCGCGCTGGCCGACTGGTTCGCGGTGACGGCCCTGTTCCGCCACCCCCTCGGCCTGCCGATCCCCCACACGGCGATCATCCCGGAGCGCAAGGACGCCCTCGGCCGTGGCCTGGAGAACTTCGTCAGCACGCACTTCCTCGCCGAGGAGGTGATCCGGGAGAAGGTCGACGGCATCGGCGTCTCGGTGCGCGTCGGGTCGTGGCTGCGCCAACCGCACCACGCCGAGCGGGTGACGACCGAGATCGCCGGGCGGCTCACCTCGGCCATCTCCGGGATGAGCGACGACCTGGTCCGCGAGGTCGTGGAGAAGGCCGTGCTGCCCCGGGTGGTCGAGCGGCCCTGGGCGGGGGTGCTGGGCGCGGCGTTGCAGCGGGTGCTCGACGACCGGCTGCATGTCCGGCTCGTCGACGTGATCGTCACCGAGGTCCAGGAGTGGCTGACCCGCAACCCGGAGGTCTTCACCCGGCTCGTGGTCGACCAGGCGCCGAGCTGGACGCCGCAGTGGCTGGACGAGGCCGTCGCGATCAAGGCCTACGACAAGGCCCTGGAGGCGATCGCCGAGCTGCGCGCCGACCCGGAGCATCGGGTGCGCCAGGCGCTGGACCGGTTCCTCGGCGACTTCGCCGGCCGCCTGCGCGCGGATCCGAGCCTCGGCGAGCAGGTCGAGCAGATCAAGCACCGGCTGCTGGGGCACGCGGAGGTCGGCCGGGCCGTCGCCGCGATCTGGGCGACGACGCGGACGATCCTGCTCGATCTCACCACCGATCCGACCAGCACCGCCCGGGTACGGGGCACCGACGAGCTGGCCGCGTTCGGGGCGCGGCTGGCCACCGACCCGGAGCTCGGCCGCACCGTCGACCGGGCCGCGTCCGACCTGGCCGCCCGGGCGGTCCAGCGCTACCAGGGGGACATCGCCGCGATCATCGGGGACACGGTCGCGAGCTGGGAGCCCGAGGAGACCTCGCGGCGCATCGAGCTGCACGTCGGCCGGGACCTGCAGTTCATCCGCATCAACGGCACGGTCGTCGGCGCCCTCGTCGGGTTGGTCATCCACGCTCTCACCGAGCTGGTCTTCTGA